Part of the Triticum urartu cultivar G1812 chromosome 2, Tu2.1, whole genome shotgun sequence genome, attctagatcttggagttcttcgtgttcttatttcgttcttcctctcattttcctccctagcattagttgctttggtgggatttgggagagaaggacttgggcactccgtgtgcccttgccattgcatttggtgcatcggtttgagttctccacggtgatacgtggaagtgaagtttgagaagcttattactcttgggtgtttgatcaccctagagcttgttcctcttgggtgccttggcgccctagatggttggtgttgttcgtagctcaatcattgtggtgtaaagctccgagcaagcgtcggggtctccaattaggttgtggagatcgccccgagcaatttgacgggtaccggtgaccgcccccaagggttgccaaagtgtacgggtttggtgaccgcccccaagggttgccatttgtacgggttcggtgaccgccctcaagggtcccttagtggaatcacgatatcttgcattgtgcgagggcgtgaggagattacagtgaccctagtggcttcttggggagcattgtgcctccacaccgctccaaacggagattagcatccgcaagggtgtgaacttcgggatacatcgtcgtctccgcgtgcctcggttatctcttacccgagcccctttacttatgcactttactttgtgatagccatattgtttcttgtcatatatcttgctatcacatagttgcttatcttgcttagcataagttgttggtgcacataggtgagcctagttgttttaggttttgtgcttgacaaattaaccgctaggtttattccgcatttgttcaagcctaaatcataattattttaaaacgcctattcacccccctccaggcgacatccacgatctttcaggagggttaccggaacccccccccccccgggagaaatagtgggccttatgggccttagtggagagagagagggctggcctaaggcaggccgcacgccccttcccctctggtccgaattggactaggagaggggggcgacgccccctttccttctccctctcccccttcctttccccctcctagtaggagtaggaaagaggggagtcctactcctacttggaggactcctcctcctagcgcgcctacaggggccggccgaccttcccccttgctcctttatatacgggggcagggggcacttctagacacacaagttgatctgttgatctctcccggccgtgtgcggtgcccccctccaccataacccacctcgatcatattgtagcggtgcttaggcgaagccctgcatcggtagcatcatcatcaccgtcatcacgccgtcgtgctgacaaaactctcccgtgaagctctgctggaccggagttcgtgggacgtcatcgagctgaacgtgtgctgaactcggagatgccttgcgttcggtacttggatcggtcggatcgtgaaaacgtacgactacatcaaccgtgttgtgctaacgcttccgctttcggtctacgagggtacgtggacacactcttccctctcgttgctatgcatcaccatgatcctgtctatgcgtaggaatttttttgaaattactgcattccccaacaatGCGAACATGACTGCAATGCTCCAGAAataagttcaatcgatcattatcgcaccatatcggcaactttgttcatttcctgatatcaagtaattattttctttgtctggcagggtttggaaagaGTTCACCGGAATTGCTCCAGGACTGCCGAGTGCCGAGGGAGCTGCGATTACACTCCCGGaagtaagtagtactagctagttcagcgcatctcccattgattctagtttcatcaatatcatttaccatgcttgattatcagtttgattgaacTCTATTTCTCGTataaagtgcttgtggcaggaagCCGGAAATGATTTTTGTGGATACCACGTTTGCGAGTCCGTCTACAACGTGACCTCTCAGCAGGGCTACTCCGAAAAACAATATGAAGCACGTAaacaataatattcacaattttattttattaccatcatttgtgttgagtttcattcatatatatgtattgacccccttctttaaattagatatggcagatgcgggatgaactcctaccacaTGATCGCATACGAGCAATTAaagaggaattggcgggattctttTTTGATCATGTCATTAATGAGAAGGGAGAATACCATGTGAAAATTGATATAGACTTTAGATGTTAgggattgtaagagatcttatattgtatatatgtagctagtagcgtcggatagatatacgaaaacttgttgctcGACCATTCTCTCGGAGAAAGAGAGGTCACTTCCCTCTGTATATGTTCATGATGATCTTGTGTAATTAATGGTTCCtccatttgcttactagctagcatGTCGAGGTCTTTCTATATGTATAGTAGCTAGCATCGACCAAGCACGAAGAAAGAAAGGTCACTTCTCTTTATTAGCTAGCCAACACAATATGAAATCTCTAAATTAACCCTCCAAAATCCCCTAACCCCCCTCCCTTTcgaaaacaaaaaacaaaaaccccaccTTCTGCCAGCTGCTGATGTGTGAATGCCTTTTTGGTCCCGGTCGATGTTACCAACCGGAACTAAAGGTCCTCCTGCCTGGGCCCCCGCAGCGGTCACGTGAAGCCTCTTCTGTCCCGATTCGTaaacgaaccgggactaaaggttttgggctttagtcccgaccttttagtcccggttccggaaccggaaCTAAAGATCCTCTGAAACCGGGACTAGTTTCCTGTTTTCCACTAGTGCACTCAAGCTGCGACGGTCGTCACGGGGAGCTGCAACCACAGGGACACGCTGCTGCATGCACGAAACCGGTGAGAAATGGCGGAGACGATGGCAGCGAGGGCAGCACTGCGCCGGGCGGTGCTTTTACGGCCAGTGTGCGGCTGTAAATCGCTCGATGCTGCGGGTGCAACCGGCGCCGGTCGACCGACGGGTAGCACTAGCCAAAAGAAAGTGATAATTATTATTGAAACCAAATTTCGAAAGGCGTCGCATCTAACATTTATTTGTACTCAATAGGTATATCCGTAGCCCACATGTGTACGTAGTACACTTAGTTACAAGTCACAAACACTCATGtagaaatcaaaataaagtgatACAAGCTGGCCTGTCCTTCCTCATCGAAAGTAAGAACGTACTCCTCTCCTCTTGACACGTACCTGACGTACGCGCGCCCTCGATCTCTCAGCTCTCATGTCTCAGCGTCGCGCGTCATGGCGAGCGTTGCAAAACCGGAGGAAAGTTCTGCGCCCTGAGCTGCTCATAGAACATACTGATGAACTCCTCCGCCCTGTAGTCCACGTCAGGCTCAAGTTCGTAGCAGGCCAACCCATCAGCCTCATCTTCCTCCTCAACCACATCGTCCTCCTCTGTCGCCGGCGGCGACCCGTACGAGGCCCCAACTGTGGCGCCAAAGCAGGAAGAGACGGCAGCGCCGGCGGCGGCACCCCGCTTCAGCCGTGACTGGAGCCTCTTGGCCGCGAGGAACACGGGGCTAGGGCTGTTGCTACACGAGAACTCGTGCTCCATTAACGCGCGAGGAGGGTAGTATGGCGGCAGACGCTTGTTGCTTTTGCCGTGGTAGGAGGAGAGGATGGCGTGGGTACGCCTCGCCACCCTGCGGAGGAGTCGGCGCCGGTTCATGAAGAGGTACTTGAGGTAGTCTGCGGCGAGGACGAGGAGGCTGCGCAGACGACGCCTCGCCGTCTTGGTGCTGCAGCGCCGGAATCTATCTTCGTCCATGCGGTCGCGCCGGGAAGTTGATGATGATCCTGGTAGGGTTTTTGTCAGTCTACATGTAGCATGAGGAATTTCTGACCTGGACCGTCCTTGCTCAAGGGCTAACCTTTTATAGCTAGCGTAGTAGAGATAGAGAGAGATGAAAATCATTGGTGTCACAGTGGGCTGCACAATTTCGGGGCAA contains:
- the LOC125533758 gene encoding uncharacterized protein LOC125533758 produces the protein MDEDRFRRCSTKTARRRLRSLLVLAADYLKYLFMNRRRLLRRVARRTHAILSSYHGKSNKRLPPYYPPRALMEHEFSCSNSPSPVFLAAKRLQSRLKRGAAAGAAVSSCFGATVGASYGSPPATEEDDVVEEEDEADGLACYELEPDVDYRAEEFISMFYEQLRAQNFPPVLQRSP